The genomic DNA CATACATATTTCACTGAACGTTTTCCTTTTCATAACACAGTTAgggaacagaaagaagaaaatgtgtgcGGGAGGTGGCAAGTTAGAAGTTAGACTgctgaaaagtgaaagaaagaaagaaagacaggaatGAAAGAAGAGGTAAAGAaggaaagttttatttttaatatagtTTGACAGACATTAAGATCCTGGAGCTTGTCTTTTGGAAATGCAGTGTATGCCAAGGTCCAGCAATAAGTATGCCAATGATGCcaatgataatttaaaaaaggaggcAAAAGGAGCTTATTTTCAACCATAAATTGATAAGTTGTCTCTAAATATATGAGCACGTTTACTTTAATGGTTTTTCCAGATCTGAGACCTTTGGGCCTCATTGTGCCCATGTCATCCGGATTTGACAAAATAGGAGCTGAAGAGAAATCTCAATGAAATGATACGAGTCATtgattcaaagaaagaaagaaagaaagaggcaaTTCAATCCAAAGACTCAAGGGACAGTTCTGTTTTCTTGTCAACCCAGGCTGCCATGCCAGAGGTGTGCCTCAGCGCGACAGCAGGAACCCCTGGGAGGTGACCCTCGACGAGTTCAAGGACTATTTCACAGACCTGAGCTCGAAGGCCGATGGCGTTGTGAAGGACATCAAGAGCTCCCCGGTCAGCAGAGAGCTCGAGTGAGTTCATTTACACGGTGGAAAAGTTACTAATGCAATAACTCATTATATTCACAACATCTTTCTGTGCATGACCCACTGTGCATGCTCACATACACTTATTGTGCAATTGGTTCACGCACCCACTCCACTCatattcagaaaatattcattacatatttaaatattatttttattgcaacTGGTAAATAAAAGGCAATATATAACAGCCAATATACAGACCAACTACATCTGTACAACCGTCTTGTCTCGCCCTCCGAACAGCACCCTGATCCAGGACAGCATGTCTGAGCTGGCCACGTACAGGGAGGACCTGCAGACCAAGCTGGCTCCCTACACCCAGGAGGCCGCCGAGCGCCTGGGCACGGACCTGCAGAAGATGGCCGACAAACTCCGCAAGCACATGGACGAGGCCCGGCAGCAGATGGAGAAGTACACCCAGGAGCTGCAGACCATGATGGAGCAGAACGCCGAAGACGTCCGGGTCAGGGTCTCGGCCTACAACCGCAAGATGACTAAACGCCTCAACAAGGACTCACAGGAGATCAAGAGGTGAGTGATGCCCTGAAGGAGGCCGATGGGGAACAATGAAGTGAGAAGATTTAATATCTACACATGattttgattgtttgattgaCTTATAATAGGTTCTTCTGAAGAGATGTTCAAGAACTTATCAGAAAAATTACCAAGtttagttttgtaaaaatcaggaacttaaactttatttttcacaatacatatatatatatatatatatatatatatatatatatatatatatatatatatatatatatgtaaaataatatatatcacTCATTTCAGACACGTAGCTGAGTACTTTGAGGAGCTTCAGACTCGCACCTCGGACAACGTGGGGGAGATGAAGACACGTTTTGAACCTTTCCTCGCTCAGGTGCAAGACAACGCACAAGCGAAGATCAGCACCCTGAACGACCTGCTGAAGTCACAGACGGACACCATGGTGGACAAGATCCAGACCACAGTCGAGGACATCAGGGAGCACTTTGAGAAAACGTCCGAAAACATGCGATCCGccctggaggagaggatggtGGAGGTGCGCAACTGGTTTCAGCCGTATGTGTCCATGATCAGGGATAACCTGTAAAACGCTGTTATCACACAGTCCAGACCGACAGCATGCAAAACCACCTGTGAAGAGTCTAAATggattaataaatgaatatactCATCgaggaaagtatttttttttttatcactgatgTCCACCACAGTTTAAATGTGTCCTTCAATAAAGAAAACAGCTGCTCACATTTGAGTAAAAAGCCATTGGTCATCAATAATGTGATTTAACTGTGTGTAATAAGTGaagatttgaaaatgtctgtttgtggAATGAATGTGCTGAAAGCAACACAGACTCATTTTTCTACATAACAAAATTCAGACATTAGAATAATTGCAAAGATGCTTTAATAAAAGTCACTCAAggcaaaaaacaactttcaaacaAGTTCCCATGTGCATTGAAAATCTTTAGCATTAAATAATATACCTGAAGTAATCTTGTCACTATTTTTAAAATAGTgatatattttatactttaGACTTCAATGTGATTTTTTCATAAAAGGAAAGTAGCAAACGATCTATTAACACGTGGAAAAGatgtattttgaaaaatactttGAAGTGACAACAACACCCCAGTAAAATGTCAGAGCGAGCTACAGTCGCTCGTTCCCTTTCCTTtaaagtttgttgtttttcatccagAGGAATAAACAGGACGAACAGTGACGTCGACGTGACGGATGTTTACACCACGCGTGAAACTGCGGCGCGGTGAAACCGAACTATGCCGCCGACGTCACTCGTACGTCCAATCACAGGTCGTCTCGCCCTCCTTGTCAGCCAATAGAATTAACGCGTTTTACACTGTCGCCGTTTCGCTGTTGTCATTTTCCCGAAACTATGTCCAAAGAAGGGATTTGTATATTGTATCGCGAGTGTTGAACCCCCGCCACGATGAGCGGCCCCTGCAGAGAAGTCATCACCCTTCAGCTCGGACACTATTCAAACTTTGTGGGGACGCACTGGTGGAACTTACAGGTGAGGGGCAGCTGTGGCGGCGAACGCTAAGCTAGGTCGGCTAGTTAGCTGGTTAGCTAGCTGGGCGCATGAGTTGCCAGACTTCCGGGAGACTGcagagactttttttcctccactgcgGCAATGTTCGCGCCATGGTCTCCTTTTTAAATTATCAACAGAGGAGTGAATGTGACATGATCGAGATTTGCACACATGCGACAGAGCATGAAGACAAGCGTTAGCCACCAGGTTTTTTATTGATGCTAAAGTTGCAAATTATCATCAAGTGTCAGGACAGAGAGCCCTGTTGTGATCCAGGAGGATGGAAATCACATTTATGCTTCAGAAGGAAATTAGAGATGATCTCCTGCAGACAGATAATGATTTAGCACTTCACAGcttcatttaaaattgttttaaagtAGAGTAATACTTAATTGATTTCAGGGGGAAGAGATTCACAAGCTATTCATCCAAGTGATGCCCAAATCAATGAAGccataattattattcatttatatgaTAGATAGTATTTTGGAATATTAAGGCACTTGACTGCTTTCAGATATATCAATATTTGCTGTGACTAACCTTTGACTTCTTTAAAACTGCACCGGTTCTCCTCAGTATTCCAATTTCTCCAGGTATTCGACAGGTAGGTTGTTCCAAGAAGCGTCTTGGAGAACTTGCCACCGTTACTCTATGGGTTTAGCCGATCTCTGTGTCTTCTGCCTCTCCGTGTGACTCCATGATGTTGGGATCGGGTCTCTGTTGGAGCCCACCACACCAACTTCTGCAGGACTCCACTTCTTGTTTCTGTAGATGGTTCTTTATTACTCTGGCTGTAGAATGTGGGACTGATCAGGTGGCTGCCCTGATGGATAAAACAAATCTAAACATCTACAGGAGCTAGAACTACTGGCCACTGTGGTCACACAGACACTGGCAGATAAATGAGATGATCTACTCTTTGTTCACAGGATGCCTCGCTATCGTATGACCCAGAGGGGCCGCTGGGCGAGATACAGAGCGATGTCGTGTTTCGTGAAGGACATACTTCTGGCGGAGACGTCACCTACACCCCTCGCCTCATCGCCATGGATGTCAAAGGTAATTTAACCCCTCACGTGCCTCCAGCTATGCTGAAAACATCCTAAGCACTGGTGGGGCTTTATTTTTCGTGTGCATCTAAAGACTGCCAGCAaaggatttgtgttttcatcagctAAATGCTTAGATGCTGCCTGgtaatgtcaatatttttttttaccatcagtCCAACATTACTGCGTCTGTAACCACGTCTCTCCATGTGACTCTTCTTTTATGACAGGAAGTCTCCGGACTCTGCGGCAGGAGGGACGTCTGTATGATGCAGGCAAAGACATGTCTGCTGTCACTTGgtaaatatgtgtgtttacagcatCTAGGAAATAACAGACCTTTGCATTTTGTGGAtggtttaatttaaaatgttgctctgtCTTTTAGGGAGGGAAGCCTCATGATGCATGAAGAAAGTCCCCCTGAAAAGAACTCCTTTCTTGAAGATCTGGACAAGTTGGATGTGAGTATCTGTCTATGGTGGAAATGAAACTGACCTGCAGcttaattattcatattattttccaTGACAATACTGTGTTGAGACAATGAGCCACGAGCCCCAGTACCTACAACCTGAGCCACAACAACCTGTATTGAAATCTAAAATGTCTAGATCTAGAAGTAGTAACTTGATCTTACCTGGTATTGCGTTTTTACAGCCAGATTTCACTAACATGGGGTCATCGATCCTGCCTCtaaatgtgcatttttgttatttagttaatgttattttatttctgattCATAACGACACAGGTGTAATCAGTGTGTAATCTGTCAAGTAGCTCGTTCTaacatctgtctttgtttgcagAAGGGAGAGATACTCGCCGGGGCGGATTTGTCCTTCAGCTCCCGGCTTCAGCGCTCAGGTGAACAAAACCTCAACAAGTTTTAAACTCTGCAGCGATTACAAGATTTTCTGAAAATTCTGTCAAGTGTAGCAGCGGCCACTCTGaaaactctccctctgcagcaggtTCAGCGAGTGTGGACACGGTGAACAGTCGGCTGGCTCAAGTCCAAAAGGGCTACGGGCTGGAGGGCAACGTGAAGGTTTGGTCCGACTTCCTCCGGATCCACCTGCACCCTCGCACCGTCTCTGTCATCCACCAGTACAACCACGACGGGTAAATCGTCAGACtcaccatgtttttgtttttttttcaagcattaTGGAGGAAAGCCTGGAGATTTACTTTAATTCAACTACTGCTCTGCTTAAGATAGATGAATTTGGAAATGTAGATGTTTACAGATACAATTCTCATAACATCGGATGGCAGAGCATGTTTAAgaaatttgaatacatttgaagCTTGGTATCTACTGGAGAAAACTTGTTGAACcgtaaacaaacaacaacaatcgcACAGAAGAGCAAAAGGTGCAGAGTCTTGGtatttttatctgtgtttgtgcagagtcTTTAtatctgtatatgtgtgtgtgcagagtctttatatctgtatttgtgtgtgtgcggagcctttgtatttgtatttgtgtgtgcagagtgttTGTAttagtatttgtgtgtgtgcagggaggcTCATCGGCTGGAGGCCTTCGGCCAGGGAGAGGCTCTCCTGCAGGGGTCGGTGCTCGAGGATCTGGAGGACAAGCTGCACTTCTTTGTGGAAGAGTGTGATTACCTCCAGGTAGCTACATTGGTCCACTCAACTCTTTGAGTTTATCCTGATGAATCATGTATATGGGTTctaatattaattatatattgTGCCAGAGGGAGAAcatactgatgttttttttcaacatgaatcCTCATTATAAcgcctctctctgcttcctcttttctctcagggTTTCCAGGTGCTGTGCGACATGGCTGATGGCTTTGCAGGCCTGGGTTCAAAGGTCACAGAGATGCTACAGGACTCGTACGGCGATAGAGGCATCCTGACCTGGGGGTTAGCACCCGTCAGTCACCCAGACTCGGTGAGTTGGTGAACTCGGAGTCTGGCCGTCCGCTTTTTACCTTGAGTTCGTATGAAAGCAGATGTTTTGTGAATCAGACTTGTATCTCTGTTCAACCAGACTCCTATGAAGGACATCTACCACATGTTGAACTGCACCTTAGCGACGACCCAcctggccaatcacagctccTTCTTCTGCCCGTTGACTCTGCGTGGTGGACTTGGCAGACGACCCTCCGCCCCCACAGCCTTCACTCACCTCAATTATGATGTGAGgcttttcattttagttttgttcttACTTTAATATtagttttggtcttttttaGTGATGCTAATGATATGTGATGATCAGTAAGTATCATAAAGTGgaatctaatattttttttacatacatttgaatatttgagaTATCGTCACTGCCTCTTTTTGACATTGTAATTTACTCAGctgtaattaaattaataaaaatagaaatttaaaaatagaaataaaaataagcatAAAAATGTCAACTGCCTTAAAATTATCTTTCTAACCATGCATGTTAGGCTTATAAATTGACTTTAATATTTTCAGCTTTGATGTGATTAAGGACATtttaacactgacacacaccctGTTCATTGTTTGCAAACATGCAGTAATATATGTTAAACtggattttttctttgtctgtgtttttcctcctcgcCAGGCCTCACTGTGGTTCCACTCCAGCGCCGTCTTGGCTCTGGCCCTGGACGCCCTCACTGTGCCTTATAGGCTGAGGGACAACAGCGTCCCCATGTGGCAGGTGGCGGACGCGCTGGCCGTGTCGGGGAGAAAGGTGACTTAAATCCAAAACCCATCAACACAGTGTAAAAACCCACTGTGTAAAAACCCACATGTTGATCTTTTGCAAGACAAGTTGATTTAAAAATGGAGTTAGTGTGAATTCCAGCCCACTCATTGTGATGGGGTGTCTTTTTAAATTATAGGTGGTGGCCGCTTACGGTGCCGTTCCCTTTCCCATGATGCACGGCGGCTCTCTGCCCGACGCCCTGAGCGCCTGCCCAGATGCTCTGCCCTGGAAACCTCTGTCGGCGTGCTCGGAACCAGGCGATGGTCGATGCTACAGCCAGTGGGCGATGCTCAAAGGCTTCGAAGGCCAGAGACTAACCGGGTCAGAATTTTAggaatatattttgtatttttttgaattcaaagtaacctcagtttatttattattttctaatagTAATAACTCATTATCACTAAAGAGGTTACAAACACATAGATTATCTACATTCAATCTCCTTTTGATGTGTtgctgaaacaatatttttcttcccATCAGCAATCAGGCTCCAGGGACTGAACCACCCTCTCCTCTGCACAGCCTCGACCACGGGGAAGACGTCCTGACGTCCTACATCAGATCGTTCTATCCTACAGCTCCTCTGTGAGTCCCTACACTGACATATAGTTCTTCTTACCCTTCTTACCTAACaggaaaacctttatttttaacCTTCACCCTCTCCGTCCCCGCTCTCACAGCGCCCTGCAGCTGGTGTCTTCTCCCAGCAAGCTGACGCCACCATTCCCTCAGATTTTCAGCCAGTCCGTCAGTCCTCAAGGCTTCCTGCAGGACCAACACCCTCAACCAGGCTGTGAGTATATTTAAATGttcactttttatttgtctCCTCTATTTCTGCCTTGCTGAAGATATCATTTCCACCatggattttatgtttttttgtaattggtTGAGCATATTTATCTCTCTTCAGCTCCAGCCTCTGTGGTTTCGTCTGTACCCGTGTTGACGTCCCTCCAGTCCGGGCCGGCGCTCGGCACGTGGCTGTCGGAGCTTCACCGCGGTGCCAGCGCGTTTGACATCCGCCGTGTGGCCCCGAGCTTCCTCTCCCAGGGGCCCGAGATGGGCGACTACGAGGAGGCCCTGGAGCAGCTGCGCCTACTGGCTCGGTGTTACCGAGATACCAGTGGTGGGGCGAAGCACTCTTCGtctgaagaggatgatgatgattgacatGAACCGTTTCATGATGACGTCTCATACTGACAcggggagatgaagaggagccGTGCCTCCGGTTACTGAAGGACCAGGACTGAATTACAGTCCTGGTCCTTACAAGCAGAAAGAGATGGACGTTTGACTCAAGTGGAAATAGACTGATCAAACAAAGCTGCAGGATGCAGATGAGGGGAAAGTGAATGAGTTCCTAAAAGGAGCGTGTGTTGGATGTAGTGCCATTCAAGTGTCAGGACTCAATTTTATCAAACTGAAGCTGGTGAACATAAAGGCTTCATATTTTAGCTGGGTATCAAAATATGTATCGACTGGGATTTGCTGCTGTATGCTTAAGCTAGGAAGTAGTTTAATGTCGTAATGAAGCCGAtgatactgtattttattgtcAGCACGATAGTGTATTTGAGACTAACAAAATGAACTACGTTTCCAGTAATTTAGGCATGTTACCCAGCGCGATGGTGTGGGTCGCTGATGGTTTTTGGTCTTTCATGGGATCATTGATATGATAAAAATAGATCACCAGATAAGGCTGGTCAGACACACCACTCCCAACTTGTTACTATGTAAAACCACAGTAATTGAAAAATACCAAACCAGGTAATGATTTGCATTATTTGTTTGAGTATTAACTGTCTGTACCCAAAATGTGAGAATACAAAGAGATaaagaacaaataataaatcCCAGAATCCTGTGTAGCCAGACATGCAGATGTCAACATGCCTCCCTCACTAACTTTGAATCCTTGGgatggctgtggctcaggaggtctCGAGTTGTCCACTAACCATAAGATCAATGGTTCAGTCCTTGGGCAAGAGACAAGCCTTAATTGCCTCTAATGGCTGTGAATGATGTGATAGAAAGCTGTACGTAAAACCACTGAATAAATGTGTGAGAACTGAGAATGGGTGGATGCTACTTGAACTGAGGTGATGATCAATAAGAATATAATGCAATCGATtcaaaagtgttaaaaaaaaagaagcgcaTCCAAAGACAAATCCAGAACAAGTATTTTTaatctgaaataaaatgatacaaGGGTTTCACAAAGGCGAGGAAATGTTGGAACATATTCCCACCAAcattattgacaaaaaaaacagtatgctTCTAccggtgattaaaaaaaggctaagacacatacacacacaccatatcaTCATTTCAACTTATAAAACTTGAGTTTTGCACCCTGTTATTTTTACAAACACGTCCGTATGAGACAGCTCTACTGACAAAAATATGTTGCgtaaaagtcaaatgaaatgaagtatAGCATGTGCATAAAAGACATCAAGCTTGAGTGCCTGGTTTTCTACAGCTACTTATCAAAAGACAGGAggcgagggggggaggggggggtagTGTTGTGGGGCGTGGGGAATGTAAATGAAGGACAGGGGGAGACACTGGGATAAGGGCTTACGACAAAGAGTCCAAGCTCTGAACTAGGAGCGAGAACGGGAGCGAGAACGAGATGGGGAGCGGGACTCTGAACGTGAGGCTGACCGGGAGCGGGCTTTGGCGGGCGAGGGTGAACGGGATTTGGACTTGGACTTGGATTTAGACCTGGCTCTCGATTTGGGGACGACGGGGCTGCGGGAGCGAGAACGAGAGCCCCTCGCAGGCGCGCCTCCCTCGTCGTCGCTCTTGGGTTGCTCGCGACCCTTTGAGCCAGAATTCCTAGAGCGATCTTTAATTCCGGATCTGGAACGAGACCTGGAGCGAGAGCGAGACCTGGACTGGGAATCCTCTTTCTTGCCTTTCTTCACTTCTTTCTTGATCTTTTTGCTTTTGGGGCTGCGACTCGTGGGACTGCGACTCTTAGGGCTACGGCTTTTGGGACTGCGACTCTTAGGGCTGCGACTCTTAGGGCTACGGCTTTTAGGGCTACGGCTTTTGGGGCTGCGGCTCCTACTTCGGTCTTTGTTCTTCTGAGGGCCGTTGCtgcgctcctcttcctccttcttgcCCTTGCCCTTATTCTTCTTGCTACGAGATCGGCTGCGGGACTGGGACGCCGCCCTGTGGACAAAATCACAAGTGTCATGTTTCATTCAGGCAGCATAGTTTTTCGGGGGGGACCAAGCACCTGTTTATGGGAACTGTTTGTGAATACAGACAGATGTTGCATTGGCCAGATGTGACCAATTCACTTTAAATGCAGGATATCTCCTTGTTTTGAAAAGTcttgagaaacaaaaaatgtaatcttcttTTCAGGGTCCAACATTATCAACTGTCACTCAAATGCAAGTTTAAATTTACATTAGTGTATAACAGTAAGTTGCCATTGGCAGGTTGCTGCACTTCACTTTTCAATTTCACCACTACAGCAACAATAGGTTGATTGACTACGATTCTGCACGCCAGCCACATCATATGTACAGGTTTTCTATCATACCATGGTTAGCTAGTAAAACCCCAAACCCTTGATCACGTCTCCTCTAATGCGGACTGGATTTCTCACCTTGAGTGGgagcggctgcggctgctgcttcCACTGCGGCTGCGGCTCTTGCGAGACCTGCGGCTCCTGGAGCGGGacctgaggagaagaaaaatgtgtaatgttAAGAAATTTAATTCCTCAGCCACCACTTACAAGGTTGAATCTTGTGAAGGCTTTTGCTGCAAGACCAGCTTTCTTTTCCCTTATCCAATTTCCACACATTTGCTAAGTTCTGTGACGAGCAGCTTAACTTATTAAACCTAACAATACATCAGGAAAGTCAGGTATAATATTGCATTGGATTATTTTCTAACCTGGAGCGGCTGTGGCTGCGACTGCGGGAATACGAGCGGCGGCGCTTGGCTCCAGGACGGTCCTCAATGAGCCGGATCTTTCTGCCGTTCACCTCCGTGCCATCCAGCTTCTCCAGAGCCCTCTTCATGTCAGAGTAGAGCCTGAACTCGATCACCCCCTCGTTCTTCCGGCCCTTGTGGGTGTCGGCGTAGGTCACCTCCCCCGCCTGCCTCATGTAGTCCTGCAGAGGAATGGGAACCATGAGTGAATCACGACCTTTAGAATGATTTAATCTAAAAAAGCCAAAATAATTTTGGACATGATGCTGAACTCACCTTCAAGTCCTGCCAGCTGCAACGGCTGGAAAGATTCTCGACAATGAGCCGATAATCTGTCCTTATAGGAGGACCATATCTGTCTCGTCCCCAGCGCCCATATCCACCTTTCAATGCAATAAGGaaagaacaggaaaaataaGGACCATAAAGAAATTGTGATGATGCAGTTATGCTAAACTCCAAGCTACATGCTATAAAATATATGAAGGGAAACAAAGTtaacaaaaaagggggaaggtAAAGGTACAGTTACAAAAAGAAtgtaattcttaaaaaaaagatcttttaaGTCTAGGCTTATGACACACTTTTAGCTCATTcaattgttttgtaaaaaaagatcaatacaCCTAATATCTGaataagaagagaaaaaaaactatttcaaaaatatataactgaTGGAGGAAGTACTTACGGTGAACTAAATCAAGTTTCTAAGCTATCCTAtctaaaaacatttcactgttaCAAAAACATGTTCTGTTGTCAGGCACCTATAAGAGCTGAACCCACATCTGTTCCTAACCCCCATGGCATCCTCACCACCCGGCCTGGGCCTAATGGGAAAAGCGGTCTTCATTCACAATGGCTCCCTTTTTTGGTCTGCCCAGGGGCCCAGAATGGTCAAACCACACTCTTGGAAAGGGGGGACACCATGGCCAGCAATAGGGGCAGGCAGTCAGCAAAGGACTCTTTCAATTAAAACATTGAGGTTCTTTGTTAAATCTTTACCTTTAAAATTGacagtcatttttaaatgaaattaaaaaaaatggaataagaCATCAATAGATTACAAGATATTTGACAATCAgatagttattattttttttttatacaatgttTAAAAGTAAGACAGTTATATTCCTTTCCATCAGTAAGCCATTTCTCCccatcacatttcacaacacATGGAAACCCAAGATTTTTGAAGTCATTGGTGGTTCTGGTGCACACAAATCTAATCATGTCAAAGACTGATAAGGAAActtccccccctcacctctACTCATCTTTTAGAAACAAGAGCTGTTAAGTGTTGTATTGAGTGTTGCTCGTACACCGTCTATTTGGAAGACAATGCAAGACAAATTTGCTGCTCCGGCGTGACCGACCCAGAAACTGAGATACGCCTGTATGTTAAACAGGCCATCGGAAAAACATGGAAGGCTCATCGAGACCAGAACAACAAGACTGGGAGTGTGGATGTCTCACTGAAAGATGTGCAAAATAACTTCAACAGCAGGTATAGACTCTGTTCAGTTTTTAACTTAAACACGTTATAAATTTAGTGCACACCAGCCACCAAGGACAAGACGGATATTTTTGCCCCTTTGAATATTCTGATCAATTTCGATTCCCTGTAATGAACGAAATCCCTCAAAGACATTAAGCACGTGAAATAACTAAAACACTGTTTGGGATACTTACTCCTTCCACCACCGTAGCCTCCGTCACGACGGGGCCCCTTGGTGTGCTCCACAATCACCCGCTCTCCGCACAGCTCTTTGCCGTTCAGGTCATAAACGGCATCGTCTGCGTCACGCGGGTCATCGAATTCAACAAACCCATACctagagaggggagggggacacgtTTCAACGTTAACAGCACAAATAAATAttggttaatatttaaaaacatcagaGGTCTGATGTGTAGTGTGCTATAAACCTCAAGTGAGCAGACCAAATACAAACAATGTACCCTGATGTGTCATGGTGTCAACAACAatagtagggctgcaactaacgattattttcataatcgattattCTGTGGAATATTTTCcaaattaatcgattagttgtttagTCTGAAAAATGTTGCTTGTGTTTCCCAACCCCAAGAtgattttgatgttttgttttgtccacaccaaagatatttagtttactgtcatagaggagcaaagaaaccaggaaatattcacatttaagaaactgaaatctgagaacaatttcctttttttcttcataaaaactacttgatagTTGGCGAGAAATTTAGTAATCAATTCAATTGACATTCACCGTTGAcaccatgacattttatggatcgATTACATGATCAGTGGGTTCGTTTCGGTGCAATGGACACTTGATACTGTAAAGTGAGGTTTAGGTGAGGAGAAAGTTGCTCGACTTTTTTGTCCAACCCATCAGTGACTGCAGGCCTTGTTCCCACCTCTTCAGGTAAATACCGAAGCTGACCGACAGGTGGTCAAAACAGgaaggtgtgtgcgtgcaacCGAAaccatgttgggtttttttttgacaacacaattttacaaaaaagcatGCACGTCTTGAACGTCCTTGGACACGGGTGGGACCGAGATTAAACTCGATTAGTTCATGTTTGACTGCAATACAAACACACCGCCTGTGTGACATTGCCACGTCTAATGTTAAGCTAACCACCGCTAGCCGTGATCGACAAAAGCACGGATCACACCTCGGCCAGCCAACAGCGGCCTTCAACTAAAtacaaatgcattaaaaaaaaaaacatgcattacGCAAAACTAATGCAGCACTGTACGTTAAATCAGATGATATTGGGTTGTGTTCGGCAGATGTTGCAATAGCAGGCCAGGCCCGCTGCGAGCGACAAGGCCCCGTTACTGCATGCTAATGTGCACGGCGCGGCCCGCGCGGACATTAGcctcaacaacaaacaaaagcgATGAAAAGCGAGCAGCTTCGACGTTACCCGTTCTTCAGGTCGACCTCCAGGATCTTCCCGTAGCCCTTGAAGAACCTCTCCACGTCCTTCTCTCGGGCC from Scophthalmus maximus strain ysfricsl-2021 chromosome 22, ASM2237912v1, whole genome shotgun sequence includes the following:
- the srsf4 gene encoding serine/arginine-rich splicing factor 4 isoform X2, which gives rise to MSRVYIGRLSYRAREKDVERFFKGYGKILEVDLKNGYGFVEFDDPRDADDAVYDLNGKELCGERVIVEHTKGPRRDGGYGGGRSGYGRWGRDRYGPPIRTDYRLIVENLSSRCSWQDLKDYMRQAGEVTYADTHKGRKNEGVIEFRLYSDMKRALEKLDGTEVNGRKIRLIEDRPGAKRRRSYSRSRSHSRSRSRSRSRRSRKSRSRSGSSSRSRSHSRAASQSRSRSRSKKNKGKGKKEEEERSNGPQKNKDRSRSRSPKSRSPKSRSPKSRSPKSRSPKSRSPKSRSPTSRSPKSKKIKKEVKKGKKEDSQSRSRSRSRSRSRSGIKDRSRNSGSKGREQPKSDDEGGAPARGSRSRSRSPVVPKSRARSKSKSKSKSRSPSPAKARSRSASRSESRSPSRSRSRSRS
- the srsf4 gene encoding serine/arginine-rich splicing factor 4 isoform X1 is translated as MSRVYIGRLSYRAREKDVERFFKGYGKILEVDLKNGYGFVEFDDPRDADDAVYDLNGKELCGERVIVEHTKGPRRDGGYGGGRTLKGGYGRWGRDRYGPPIRTDYRLIVENLSSRCSWQDLKDYMRQAGEVTYADTHKGRKNEGVIEFRLYSDMKRALEKLDGTEVNGRKIRLIEDRPGAKRRRSYSRSRSHSRSRSRSRSRRSRKSRSRSGSSSRSRSHSRAASQSRSRSRSKKNKGKGKKEEEERSNGPQKNKDRSRSRSPKSRSPKSRSPKSRSPKSRSPKSRSPKSRSPTSRSPKSKKIKKEVKKGKKEDSQSRSRSRSRSRSRSGIKDRSRNSGSKGREQPKSDDEGGAPARGSRSRSRSPVVPKSRARSKSKSKSKSRSPSPAKARSRSASRSESRSPSRSRSRSRS
- the srsf4 gene encoding serine/arginine-rich splicing factor 4 isoform X5, translating into MKTAFPIRPRPGGGYGRWGRDRYGPPIRTDYRLIVENLSSRCSWQDLKDYMRQAGEVTYADTHKGRKNEGVIEFRLYSDMKRALEKLDGTEVNGRKIRLIEDRPGAKRRRSYSRSRSHSRSRSRSRSRRSRKSRSRSGSSSRSRSHSRAASQSRSRSRSKKNKGKGKKEEEERSNGPQKNKDRSRSRSPKSRSPKSRSPKSRSPKSRSPKSRSPKSRSPTSRSPKSKKIKKEVKKGKKEDSQSRSRSRSRSRSRSGIKDRSRNSGSKGREQPKSDDEGGAPARGSRSRSRSPVVPKSRARSKSKSKSKSRSPSPAKARSRSASRSESRSPSRSRSRSRS
- the srsf4 gene encoding serine/arginine-rich splicing factor 4 isoform X3, encoding MKTAFPIRPRPGGEDAMGVRNRCGYGRWGRDRYGPPIRTDYRLIVENLSSRCSWQDLKDYMRQAGEVTYADTHKGRKNEGVIEFRLYSDMKRALEKLDGTEVNGRKIRLIEDRPGAKRRRSYSRSRSHSRSRSRSRSRRSRKSRSRSGSSSRSRSHSRAASQSRSRSRSKKNKGKGKKEEEERSNGPQKNKDRSRSRSPKSRSPKSRSPKSRSPKSRSPKSRSPKSRSPTSRSPKSKKIKKEVKKGKKEDSQSRSRSRSRSRSRSGIKDRSRNSGSKGREQPKSDDEGGAPARGSRSRSRSPVVPKSRARSKSKSKSKSRSPSPAKARSRSASRSESRSPSRSRSRSRS
- the srsf4 gene encoding serine/arginine-rich splicing factor 4 isoform X4, producing the protein MPWGLGTDVGSALIGGYGRWGRDRYGPPIRTDYRLIVENLSSRCSWQDLKDYMRQAGEVTYADTHKGRKNEGVIEFRLYSDMKRALEKLDGTEVNGRKIRLIEDRPGAKRRRSYSRSRSHSRSRSRSRSRRSRKSRSRSGSSSRSRSHSRAASQSRSRSRSKKNKGKGKKEEEERSNGPQKNKDRSRSRSPKSRSPKSRSPKSRSPKSRSPKSRSPKSRSPTSRSPKSKKIKKEVKKGKKEDSQSRSRSRSRSRSRSGIKDRSRNSGSKGREQPKSDDEGGAPARGSRSRSRSPVVPKSRARSKSKSKSKSRSPSPAKARSRSASRSESRSPSRSRSRSRS